The genomic segment TGAAATCTCCAACACTCGACCGACTTTTAGAATTCCTGATCTAAGAAGGTGGTCTGTGGATAACTCCGCTATCTGTGTACCCAATATCGGCCCTAGAGAAAGTCAAAAGCGATTTAGAATGGGAACAATCATGTTGATGGTGGCCGTTGGACTGGCCGTCACCTTTATAGCTATGGACGTAAATCGCTGGTGGCGGGTAAGCCTTTTTTTACCATTCTGGGCAAGTACCCTGGGCTTTTTTCAAACCCAAGAGAAAACCTGAGTGTTACTGGCTAAGCGTGGGTTGCGCAATCTGGACAAAGGGATCGAAAAGATCCAGACTAAATCTGAAATAATGCAACTTCACTACCAGGCCCGGAAAGTTTATATTAAATCCATATTTGTAGCAATTTTATTGACACTTTTAGGTTTGTTGATTCCTTGATAGCCAGGAGTTAAAAGTGAGGTTCATAAAAACAAAGTTTAAGGGTCTCTTGATTATTGAACCCCAAATATTTCGAGATGTAAGGGGGTTTTTCATGGAGAGTTACAACCGGCGAAAATTCTCTGAAAATGGAATTCCTTCAGAGTTCGTACAGGATAATATAAGTAGATCGGTAAAGGGTACTTTGCGCGGACTGCATTATCAACTCAACCCTCATAGTCAAGGTAAACTTGTTCGGGTAACCGAAGGCGCTGTATTTGATGTGGCGGTGGACATTCGCTTTGGCTCCCCTACCTTTGGACAGTGGTTTGGTTATATCTTAAGCGCGGAAAATAGGCACGCTCTCTACATTCCCCCGGGTTTTGCGCATGGTTTTTGTGTATTAACAGATGAAGCGGAATTTACCTATAAATGTACCGCATTTTATGTGCCGGAAGCAGAACGCGCGATTATTTGGAACGATCCGCAAATCGCCATCCAATGGCCTATCACTCCAGACCCAAATTTAATGTCGGAAAAGGATAAAAATGCCCCTACTTTAAGTAGAGCTGAAATTAATTTTTATTTTTAACCATCCTGATCCCAGAGACATGAAGATATTCAGATTCCCTAAGAGAAGGGTAATTTTTTCACCGTTCTTTTTAGAGAACTCTCCGCATATAAGAAAAGTTTAGTGGAACTGTATGTCTTGGTGTCTTCATGGCTAAAAGATTTTCGTATGGCTGCAAAAACCATGGTTGAAAAAATCTTCGAGCGGCATATTCAAGATGAGCCGTTTCCAGGCTTATATGCGCTGAAACTGGATTACGTGCTTTGTCACGAAATTACCACGCCTCCGGCCATCAACGATTTACGAGATCGGGGTCTCGATAAAGTCTTCAATCCAGAAAAAATTAAAGCTACCGTAGACCACGTGGCACCTCCTAAAGATGCAGATACCGCATTACAATATCGAATTCTGAAGGAATGGTGCCGACGGCACGGAATCGTATTTTATGACTTAGGACGACATGGGATCTG from the Candidatus Limnocylindrales bacterium genome contains:
- the rfbC gene encoding dTDP-4-dehydrorhamnose 3,5-epimerase is translated as MRFIKTKFKGLLIIEPQIFRDVRGFFMESYNRRKFSENGIPSEFVQDNISRSVKGTLRGLHYQLNPHSQGKLVRVTEGAVFDVAVDIRFGSPTFGQWFGYILSAENRHALYIPPGFAHGFCVLTDEAEFTYKCTAFYVPEAERAIIWNDPQIAIQWPITPDPNLMSEKDKNAPTLSRAEINFYF